From a region of the Phaseolus vulgaris cultivar G19833 chromosome 6, P. vulgaris v2.0, whole genome shotgun sequence genome:
- the LOC137830905 gene encoding probable E3 ubiquitin-protein ligase RHA4A: MSIPQAAAAAAAATSPPPHLYPQELQLKLYQAFIFSIPILFSIILFLLFYLFYLKRRASSLSSSSPHLLPRNIANPPTTTPYHSSPCRLDLTLQFLDKLPRILFDEDLLARDSPCCVCLGEFEVKEEVVQIPYCKHVFHLDCIHHWLQSNSTCPLCRCSIIPTTTKFINPAPPINIISDPPQHGAIFSDSPLHTPSLPPHSQHHQQPGASSNAANLPRE, from the exons ATGAGTATTCCACaagctgctgctgctgctgctgctgcaaCTAGTCCTCCTCCACATCTCTATCCACAGGAGCTACAGCTTAAGCTTTACCAAGCCTTCATATTCTCAATTCCTATACTCTTCTCCATCATTCTCTTTCTCTTGTTTTACTTGTTCTACCTCAAAAGAAGGGCTTCCTCTCtctcttcctcttctcctcaCTTGCTTCCGAGGAACATTGCCAATCCACCAACCACCACTCCCTATCATTCATCA CCTTGTCGATTGGATCTGACCCTCCAATTCCTGGATAAGCTTCCAAGGATTTTATTTGATGAGGATTTGCTAGCAAGAGATTCACC GTGTTGTGTTTGTCTGGGGGAGTTTGAGGTGAAGGAAGAGGTGGTGCAGATTCCTTATTGCAAGCACGTGTTCCACTTAGATTGTATACATCACTGGCTGCAATCAAACTCCACTTGTCCACTTTGTAGATGTTCCATCATCCCCACTACTACCAAGTTCATCAATCCAGCACCGCCTATTAATATTATATCAGACCCACCCCAGCATGGTGCTATCTTTTCAGACTCTCCATTGCACACTCCATCATTGCCACCTCACTCACAACATCATCAACAACCTGGTGCTTCCTCAAATGCTGCTAATTTGCCAAGGGAATGa